A window of Cellulosimicrobium protaetiae genomic DNA:
CCTTCACCGACGTGCACCGCGCGGAGTGGGACCGCCTCGAGGCGCTCACCTCGCGGCGCACCCTCGACGGCGCCGAGGCGGACGAGATGGTCCGGCTCTACCAGGCCGTCGCGACCCACCTGTCGACCGTCCGGTCCGTCGCACCGGACCCGGTGCTCATCTCGCGGCTCTCCGTCCTCCTCGGTCGCGCGCGGACGCGCATCGCCGGGGCCCACGAGCCCGCGTGGCGCGACGTGGTGCGGTTCCTCACGGTCGCGCTCCCGGCCGCCCTCTACCGCATCCGCTGGTGGTCCGTCGGGGTGACGGCGGCCTGCCTCCTCGTCGCGCTCGTCGCGGGCACGTGGGTCGCCACGACGCCCGAGGGTCTCGCCTCGATGGGGACGCCGAGCTCCCAGGAGGAGTACGTGAACGACGCGTTCGCGTCGTACTACGACCCCGGCGTCGACTTCGCCGCCGTCGTGTGGACGAACAACGCGCGCATCGCGATGTTCTGCATCGGCCTCGGGATCACGGGCCTGTTCCCCGTCTGGGTCCTCTTCCAGAACGCCCTCATGGTCGGCTCGATCGGCGGCATGATGGCCGCGCACGGCGAGCTGGGGCTGTTCCTCCAGCTCATCGCGCCGCACGGCCTCCTCGAGCTCATGTCGATCTTCGTCGCGGGCGCCGCGGGCCTGCGCATCTTCTGGGCGTGGGTCGACCCGGGGCCGCTGCCCCGGTCGCGTGCGCTCGCCCAGGAGGGGCGCGCGCTCGTCACCGTCGCGATCGGGCTCGCGATCGCGCTCGCGGTCTCCGGCGTCATCGAGGGCTTCGTCACGGGCTCGACCCTGCCGTGGTGGCTCAAGATCGTCGTCGGCGCGATCGCCCTCGCCGCGTTCTGGGTCTACACGATCGTCCTCGGCCGTCGTGCCGTGCAGGCGGGCGAGACGGGCGACCTCACCGCCGACCACGCGGGCGACGTCGCCCCCGTCGCGGCCTGAGCGGCGGTCGTCGGGGATCTCCGGGGACTGCCGGGGATCTGCTGGGGGAGTCGAGGTCTCCGTCGGGTAGGCGCGACCGGCTCATTCCAGCACGGCGACGTGCGCCCGGGCCCCGGGCCAGGCGCACCGCACCCAGTCCTCGGCACGGGCGACGAGCGCGTCGATGACGGCCGGGTCACCGAGCCGGTCGGCCGGCGAGCGGCGAGCGTCGCGCGCCGTGACCGCGTCCGACCCGGCGGCCGTCGGCGCCGCACGCGCGGACGTCGCGCCCGCCGGACCGTGCAGGGGCCGCACCTCGACCTCCACGACGGCGTGCGCGGTCGCGCTCGTCGGCGTGCCCTCGGCCGTGGCGCGCACCGCACGCCGGGACGCCGTGGCTCCGGCGGGCCGGGCCGTCCACGCCCCGGCCACCCGGCCGTCGACCAGCACCGTCGCCGCGACCTGGCCGTTGACGCTCACGACGCTCTTGACCGGGACGTCGCCGAGGACCCGCGTCCGGTCGTCGTGCGCGAGGACGAGGTTGTCGAAGTCGCCCGCGAGGATCGTCGGCACGGGCGCGTCCCCGGGTGGGCGCGGCGCGTCGGGGAGGTCGAACAGCTCCTTGCCGTCCGGGCCGGTGAACGTCACGAGCCCGGGACGCAGGACGTCGAACGCGGCCTTGAGCCGGGTGAGCCCCGCCCAGCGCTGCGCGTCGACCACGGACGCCGGGCCGAACGCCGCCAGGTAGCGCCGCACGAGCCCGACGCGCGTCGCGAGGACGGCGTCAGGATCCGTGTCGTGCGCGACCGCGTCGAGGACCGCGTCGGTCCGGCCCAGCCACGCCTGCGCCGTCGTCCACGTGGTCGTGGTGCCCGGCCCGCTCGCGCCCCAGAGCCCGCGCGGCGGCACCTGCACGAGCGGCAGCAGGCAGCGCGCTCCGTACGCGAGGTGCTTGGGGTCGACGTCGGGCCACCGCCGGGCGAGTCGCTGCCCGAGCTCGACCGAGGTCAGCGGCTCGGCGAGGAGGTCGCGCGCGACCTCCTCCAGGTCGTCGAGGTCGACGTCCGCGAGCGAGGTGCCGTGCTGGTTCTTCGCGCGCAGGTACGCGGCGAGCGTCGGACGCACCAGCGCCGTGAGCCCGAGCGCGTCCTCCGCCGCGACGAGGTGGACCGTCCCGCGCAGCGTCGCCACGCGCACGACCTCGCGGTCGGTGAGGAGCGAGCCCAGGTCGTCCGGCGCGAAGGCCGCGAGCCGCGACCACAGGGCGGGGTACGGCGACGACGGCACCTGTGACTGCAACCCCACGAGGTGCCGCACCTCGTCCACGACCGACGCGTCGCGCGGGGCGTCGAGGTGCTGCCGCGCGAGCAGCGCACGGTTCAGGTCGTCGTGGCTCAGCCGCGGCCCGAACCGCCCGTCCGGCATCGGCGGGTCAGGACAGCACGATCGCGAGCGCGGGGATGAGGAACGTCGCGAGGAGCGCCGCCACGACGATCATCGCGACACGGCGGTTGCGCCGTTCGCGCTGCCGGGGATCGGTCGGCTGCCAGGCCACGGGTTCTCCTGAGGTCGATGGACGTACCCGCACGACCCTACCGCCCGCGAGGGAGAACCCTGGTCCGACCACGGTTCTCCTCCGGCGGAGCCGGGTTCTCCCTCGGCAGAGCGGGGTCAAAGGCGGCCTGCCGCCTTGAGGGCGAGGTAGGTGTCGGCGAGGCGGGGGGCGAGGTCGTCGGGGAGGGCGTCGACGACCTCGACACCACGACGGCGCAGCACGGTCGTCACGGCGGCGCGCTCGATCTCCCCGCGTGCGGCCGCGGCGGCGTCGTAGATCTCCGCGGTGCCCGACCGGTCGTCGCGCAGGGCGACGACCTCGGGGTCGGCCGCCGCGGCGAGGACGACCTGGTGCTTCGCCGTGAGCTGCCCGACGACGGGCAGCAGCCCGGTCTCGACGGCGGCGGCGTCCAGCGTCGACAGGAGCACGACGAGCGCGCGCTGCGACAGACGCTCGTGCACCGCGCCGACCAGCCCGGGCCAGTCGGTCTCCAGGAGCGCGGGCTCGAGCGGCGCGAGCGCGTCCGCCATCGCAGGCATGAGGCGCGGGCCGGCCGCGCCGGCGACGCGCGAGCGCACGGTGCGGTCGTAGGCGATGAGCTCGACGCGGTCGCCCGCGCGCCCGGCGAGCGCGGCGAGCAGCAGCGCGGCCTCGATGCTCGCGTCGAGGCGCGGCTCGTCGCCGACGCGCGTCGCGGACGTCCGGGACGTGTCGACGACGACGAGCACGCGCCGATCGCGCTCGGGCCGCCACGTGCGCACGACCATGTCCCGCCCGCGGGCGGACGCGCGCCAGTCGATCGAGCGGACGTCGTCGCCGAGGACGTACTCGCGCAGCGAGTCGAACTCGGTGCCCTCGCCGCGCACCTGGACCGCTGCGCGGCCGTCCATCTCCCGCAGGCGCGCGAGGCGGCTCGGGAGGTGGCGGCGGGACGCGAACTCGGGGAGCACGCGCAGGCGTCCGGGCACGGGGATCGACGCCTGGCGCGCGGCGAGCCGCAGCGGGCCGAAGGACCGGATCGTGACCCGGTCGGCCACGCGCTCGCCGCGCCGCGTGGGGACGAGCGCCGTGGTCACGCGCGCGGCCTCGCCGGGCGGGAGGTCGACCGGGTGCCGGTTGACCTGAGTCCCGGCCGACGGCGGCCACGCGTCGCGCACGAGCGCGCGCAGCCGCCGCGACGCGAGGTTGGTGAGCGTGAGGCGCGAGGTCGTCGTGTCCGTGAGGCGGACCGACCCCGGGACCCGGCGCTCGACCGCGACCCGGCGCGGGGACGCCGCGAGGGCCACGTCGAGCGCGCACAGCGCGACGACGAGCAGCGTCCACACGAGCACCGTCCCCGGCACGGGGAACAGGAGCACGGGGACGACACCGAGCGCCGTCAGCACGACGGCGCGCCACGTCAGGGCCACGAGCGGCGCCTCAGCGGGGGACGGGGACGGACGCGAGCACCGTGTCGAGCACGCTCTCGGCCGTCACGCCCTCGAGCTCGGCCTCGGGCCGGAGCTGCACGCGGTGGCGCAGCGTCGGGTGCGCGAGCGCCTTGACGTCGTCCGGGGTCACGTAGGAGCGGCCGGACAGCCACGCCCACGCGCGCGCCGTCGCGAGCAGCGCGGTGGCTCCTCGCGGCGAGACGCCGAGGGACAGCGAGGGGGAGTGTCGCGTCGCCCGGCACACGTCGACCGCGTAGCCGAGCACCTCGCGCGCGACCTGCACGCGCGCGACCTCGGCACGCGCCCGGTCGAGGACGTCGCGCCCGGCCACGGGGCGCACGCCCGCGCCCGCGAGGTCGCGCGGGTTGAACCCGGCGGCGTGGCGCGCGAGCACCTCGACCTCCTGCTCGCGCTCGGGCAGGGGCAGCACGACCTTGAGCAGGAAGCGGTCGAGCTGGGCCTCGGGCAGCGGGTACGTGCCCTCGTACTCGACGGGGTTCTGCGTGGCGATGACGAGGAACGGGTCGGGCAGCGGGCGCGGCGTCCCATCGACCGACACCTGGCGCTCCTCCATCGCCTCGAGG
This region includes:
- a CDS encoding DUF58 domain-containing protein; this translates as MALTWRAVVLTALGVVPVLLFPVPGTVLVWTLLVVALCALDVALAASPRRVAVERRVPGSVRLTDTTTSRLTLTNLASRRLRALVRDAWPPSAGTQVNRHPVDLPPGEAARVTTALVPTRRGERVADRVTIRSFGPLRLAARQASIPVPGRLRVLPEFASRRHLPSRLARLREMDGRAAVQVRGEGTEFDSLREYVLGDDVRSIDWRASARGRDMVVRTWRPERDRRVLVVVDTSRTSATRVGDEPRLDASIEAALLLAALAGRAGDRVELIAYDRTVRSRVAGAAGPRLMPAMADALAPLEPALLETDWPGLVGAVHERLSQRALVVLLSTLDAAAVETGLLPVVGQLTAKHQVVLAAAADPEVVALRDDRSGTAEIYDAAAAARGEIERAAVTTVLRRRGVEVVDALPDDLAPRLADTYLALKAAGRL
- a CDS encoding stage II sporulation protein M, translated to MDIDAFTDVHRAEWDRLEALTSRRTLDGAEADEMVRLYQAVATHLSTVRSVAPDPVLISRLSVLLGRARTRIAGAHEPAWRDVVRFLTVALPAALYRIRWWSVGVTAACLLVALVAGTWVATTPEGLASMGTPSSQEEYVNDAFASYYDPGVDFAAVVWTNNARIAMFCIGLGITGLFPVWVLFQNALMVGSIGGMMAAHGELGLFLQLIAPHGLLELMSIFVAGAAGLRIFWAWVDPGPLPRSRALAQEGRALVTVAIGLAIALAVSGVIEGFVTGSTLPWWLKIVVGAIALAAFWVYTIVLGRRAVQAGETGDLTADHAGDVAPVAA
- a CDS encoding winged helix DNA-binding domain-containing protein, whose amino-acid sequence is MPDGRFGPRLSHDDLNRALLARQHLDAPRDASVVDEVRHLVGLQSQVPSSPYPALWSRLAAFAPDDLGSLLTDREVVRVATLRGTVHLVAAEDALGLTALVRPTLAAYLRAKNQHGTSLADVDLDDLEEVARDLLAEPLTSVELGQRLARRWPDVDPKHLAYGARCLLPLVQVPPRGLWGASGPGTTTTWTTAQAWLGRTDAVLDAVAHDTDPDAVLATRVGLVRRYLAAFGPASVVDAQRWAGLTRLKAAFDVLRPGLVTFTGPDGKELFDLPDAPRPPGDAPVPTILAGDFDNLVLAHDDRTRVLGDVPVKSVVSVNGQVAATVLVDGRVAGAWTARPAGATASRRAVRATAEGTPTSATAHAVVEVEVRPLHGPAGATSARAAPTAAGSDAVTARDARRSPADRLGDPAVIDALVARAEDWVRCAWPGARAHVAVLE